CGAGATAGATGGGAAGTGCAATCACAAACCACACATCACGGGCACCAAACAAGAACATACGGGCAGCAGACAGAATATTCACGCTGCTGGACTTTGAGAAAATCTCTGAAAACTTGGGTTTGGTTTTTGCTTTGCCCATGTCCGATTTCAGGAATAGCAGACTACCGATAAATACCAGCAACAAGACGCCAGCCATTGCAGCAACAGCAGATTGGAAACCAATCAAGGAAAGCAGTGCACCGCCCAGGAAGAAACCGGCCCCTTTCAATGCGTTCTTAGATCCTGTGAGAATCGCAATCCACTTGTAGAGTGCGCCTTGTGCATCCTCAGGAACCAGCGTTTTGATTGAGCTCTTGGCGCTCATCTTATTGAGGTCTTTGGCAATACCGGACATGGCCTGTGCTGCCATTACCCAAGGAATGCTTAGCCAAGCCGTCGGGACCGCCAGCATGGCGAGCGCGACAATTTGCATGCCTAGACCAATGTTCATGGTCCGGTTAAGACCCAACCTTGCACCGAGCCAGCCGCCAATCAGGTTGGTCACCACACCAAAGAATTCGTAGAAAAGAAAGAGTGAAGCGATTTCCAGACTGGAGTAACCCAGATCATAAAAATAAAGCACCACTAACATGCGCAGTGCACCGTCAGTGATGGTGAAATTCCAGTAATTGAATGTCACCAGCATGTACTGGCGAACGTGGGAATTTAATTGAGACAGCATAACAACTCGCCCAAAAAAGAGCTGCGTTTGCAGCTCTTGATATCTCTTTTATATTTATGCCAAGCCTACTTTGCGGACCAACTCTGCGGTGCGTGTAGCGTAGCCCATTTCGTTGTCATACCAGGCGTAGACTTTCACCATGCGCTTGCCAACGACCATAGTCGAGAGGGCATCAACGATGGTAGAACGCTGGTCGCCTTTATAATCGATAGACACCAGTGGACGCTCTTCAAAGCCAAGAATACCTTTCAGCTCGCCTTCAGACGCTTCTTTCAGCAGGGCATTCACTTCTTCTGCGGTAGTGTCGCGCTTCACATCGAAGATGATGTCAGTCAGAGAGGCATTCGCCAGTGGAACACGGACTGCATGACCGTTAATTTTGCCTTCCAGCTCAGGGAAGATTTCAACGATAGCTTTAGCAGAACCTGTGGTAGTTGGGATCAAACTCATGCCACAGGCGCGCGCTCGACGAAGGTCTTTATGCGGTGCATCCAGAATGGTTTGGGTGTTGGTGAGATCGTGAATCGTGGTGAAAGCGGATTGCTCGATACCCAGTTTCTCATGAATCACTTTCACCACGGGAGCGATACAGTTGGTGGTGCACGATGCTGCGGTCACGATACGGTGGATTTCTGGGTCGAAGATGTTGTCGTTGATACCTACAACAATGTTGGCAATACCGTCTTCTTTCACCGGTGCAGAGACAACAACGCGTTTAACACCTTGCTCCAGGTATTGATTCAGAAACTCGGATTTACGGTGTACACCTGTTGCCTCGATAACAACGTCACAGCCAGACCAATCGATATCACTGATGTTCTTTTGTTGTGTAGTGCGGATGGTTTTCCCGTTGATCAGCATGGCATCGCCATCGGTGGTGACCTCGTGGTGCCAGCGGCCCTGAACAGAGTCGAACTCCAGAAGGTGAGCCAGCGTCGCTGTATCGCCGGCGACATCGTTGATTTGAACAAACTCAAGTTCAGGCCAGTCGAATGCGGCGCGAAGTGCCAGACGGCCGATGCGGCCAAAACCATTAATTCCTACTTTAATAGACATCTCAATTTTCCTCTAAACACAGCACTCTGGGCGAGATTTCATCTCCGAGAGACGCTGGATATCTTGCTGGTATTCTTGTTTAAGGCAGTTCGAATCGACCAGCCCCTGAATTTGTTTGCGCATCCAACCGGGAAGTTGGTCAGACAGACGGTAAAACACCCACTGACCTTGGCGGGTATCCAAAATCACGCCGCTTGAGCGAAGTTGTGCCAGGTGTCGGGAGATCTTTGGCTGGCTCTCGTTGAGCGCTTTCGTTAGCTCGCCCACGCAGATTTTTTCTTCCCGCGCGATGAGCAATAAACATCTCACGCGGGTTTCATCTGCGAGCAGTTTGAAAAACTGATGAGGTAACATTTGAATATCTCCATATGCGAATATCCATATATTAATTTCATCAAAGCAGGAGTCAACAAGGAAAAAGGGTATGTCATGAAAGCTTCATATTAGAAGGGTGAGCTAAGCAACTGAGTATCTGGAACACTGTTGCTTGTTTAGAAATGGCTATTTAGAAATGAGCTCCCAATTAAGGGCAGTGCCTGCGGGAATATCTGAGAGCGCGATTCGTCCCATGACAGCATCATAGTGCTTGGGCGCTAAACCAAACCCCGGACGAACGCTTCTTACGTTGTGTGGATTGAGGTTTTCACCTTTCTTGATGTCTTGAGCAACATAGAGCGAACGGCGGAATTGCACATTGCCTTTCTCCGCTTCTTTAAGTTGATAACCTGCTCGTCCCAATGCCTGCCAAGCGGTTTCTGTGTTCCGACAGAGTGATGCCAGTTCATCAGGCTCCAGAGAGAAGGTAGAGTCTGGGCCTGGGTCATTGCGGCTCAGAGTGACGTGTTTTTCAATCACGGACGCGCCGAGCGCAACAGCAGCAACAGACACTGTGGTGCCCAATGTGTGGTCAGACAGGCCGCCTATCACACCGAACTTTTCTGCGAGATCGGGAATGGTACGCAGATGGCTTTGGGAAGCTGGAGCAGGGTAGGCGCTGATGCAATGAAGAAGTACCAGTTGCTCACAACCATTGTCACGGGCAGTCGCCACCGCTTCGGCAATCTCATCACCATTAGCCATGCCTGTGGAAATGATCATCGGTTTTCCGGTTTGCGCCACATAACGGATTAGCGGTAAATCGACCGCTTCAAACGACGCTATCTTGTATGCGGGCGCATTGAGATCTTCCAGCAAGTCTACCGCTGTAAAATCAAACGGCGTACTGAACAGTGTAATGCCAACGTCGCGTGCTTTATCAAACAGCGGCTTGTGCCATTCAAAGG
The nucleotide sequence above comes from Grimontia kaedaensis. Encoded proteins:
- the arsJ gene encoding organoarsenical effux MFS transporter ArsJ encodes the protein MLSQLNSHVRQYMLVTFNYWNFTITDGALRMLVVLYFYDLGYSSLEIASLFLFYEFFGVVTNLIGGWLGARLGLNRTMNIGLGMQIVALAMLAVPTAWLSIPWVMAAQAMSGIAKDLNKMSAKSSIKTLVPEDAQGALYKWIAILTGSKNALKGAGFFLGGALLSLIGFQSAVAAMAGVLLLVFIGSLLFLKSDMGKAKTKPKFSEIFSKSSSVNILSAARMFLFGARDVWFVIALPIYLGTTFGWDHSAVGAFLATWVIGYGFIQGIAPKITGKASGKTPDGKAAIYWALLLSVVTGIIAVSVQQQWHPETVIIVGLMVFGAVFAVNSSLHSYLIVSYAKGDGVSLDVGFYYMANAMGRLIGTILSGWVFQVWGFAACLWVSFAFLATTTVISFWLPTAKNESII
- a CDS encoding ArsJ-associated glyceraldehyde-3-phosphate dehydrogenase, translated to MSIKVGINGFGRIGRLALRAAFDWPELEFVQINDVAGDTATLAHLLEFDSVQGRWHHEVTTDGDAMLINGKTIRTTQQKNISDIDWSGCDVVIEATGVHRKSEFLNQYLEQGVKRVVVSAPVKEDGIANIVVGINDNIFDPEIHRIVTAASCTTNCIAPVVKVIHEKLGIEQSAFTTIHDLTNTQTILDAPHKDLRRARACGMSLIPTTTGSAKAIVEIFPELEGKINGHAVRVPLANASLTDIIFDVKRDTTAEEVNALLKEASEGELKGILGFEERPLVSIDYKGDQRSTIVDALSTMVVGKRMVKVYAWYDNEMGYATRTAELVRKVGLA
- a CDS encoding metalloregulator ArsR/SmtB family transcription factor, which translates into the protein MLPHQFFKLLADETRVRCLLLIAREEKICVGELTKALNESQPKISRHLAQLRSSGVILDTRQGQWVFYRLSDQLPGWMRKQIQGLVDSNCLKQEYQQDIQRLSEMKSRPECCV
- the pseI gene encoding pseudaminic acid synthase; this encodes MTPFITIDGRKIGPDHKPYIIAEMSANHNGSIERAFQTIEMAKRAGADAIKMQSYTADTITLNCDSDEFQIKGGLWDGRTLYDLYQEAHTPFEWHKPLFDKARDVGITLFSTPFDFTAVDLLEDLNAPAYKIASFEAVDLPLIRYVAQTGKPMIISTGMANGDEIAEAVATARDNGCEQLVLLHCISAYPAPASQSHLRTIPDLAEKFGVIGGLSDHTLGTTVSVAAVALGASVIEKHVTLSRNDPGPDSTFSLEPDELASLCRNTETAWQALGRAGYQLKEAEKGNVQFRRSLYVAQDIKKGENLNPHNVRSVRPGFGLAPKHYDAVMGRIALSDIPAGTALNWELISK